Proteins from a genomic interval of Dunckerocampus dactyliophorus isolate RoL2022-P2 chromosome 5, RoL_Ddac_1.1, whole genome shotgun sequence:
- the rgma gene encoding repulsive guidance molecule A, whose protein sequence is MQSQRQRSEGRPRAGWMVMGERGRPSALEVCRVLAVFLSLFPSVSLQCKILKCNSEFWASTSNTGPEEEFCTALRAYNSCVRRTARTCRGDLAYHSAQHGIEDLMSQHNCSKEGPTSQPRTRTPLPPPPPPLPPDSQERSDGPEMCHYERSLLRNAAAPNFTHCGFFGDPHLRTFGDDFQTCKVEGAWPLIHNKYLSVQVTNTPVVPGSSATATSKLTIIFKNFQECVDQKMYHAETDELPAAFADGSKNGGERHGANALRVVEKVPGQHVEIQARYIGTTIVVRQVGRYLTFAVRMPEEVVNSVEEDDNQDLYLCLHGCPANQRIDFKNMRAHSTDRTRGFTYQSAKAKCKERLPVEDLYFQSCVFDLLSSGDINFTMAAYYALEDVKMLHSNSKRYHIFEKDAFTRNAAPGKRGIDVPSLFLFLVAVLLWIGL, encoded by the exons ATGCAGTCTCAAAG GCAGAGGAGTGAAGGGCGACCCCGAGCTGGATGGATGGTTATGGGGGAAAGAGGCAGACCCTCGGCGCTTGAAGTGTGCAGAGTCCTCGCTGTCTTTCTCTCACTCTTTCCTTCAG TGAGTCTGCAGTGCAAGATCCTAAAGTGCAACTCGGAATTTTGGGCCTCCACCTCTAACACAGGACCCGAGGAAGAGTTTTGCACGGCCCTGCGTGCCTATAACAGCTGTGTGCGACGTACCGCTCGTACCTGCAGGGGCGACTTGGCGTACCACTCGGCCCAGCATGGCATCGAGGACCTCATGAGCCAGCACAACTGCTCCAAGGAGGGACCCACATCGCAACCCCGCACCCGGACCCCGCTTCCCCCTCCACCACCGCCGCTGCCGCCTGACAGCCAGGAGCGCTCGGACGGCCCCGAAATGTGTCACTACGAGCGCAGCCTTCTGCGCAATGCGGCAGCGCCAAACTTCACCCACTGCGGCTTTTTTGGAGACCCCCACCTGCGGACCTTCGGGGATGACTTTCAGACATGTAAGGTGGAGGGGGCCTGGCCGCTCATTCACAACAAATACCTGTCGGTACAGGTGACCAACACTCCTGTGGTGCCGGGCTCTTCAGCAACTGCAACAAGCAAG CTGACAATCATCTTTAAAAACTTCCAGGAATGCGTGGACCAGAAGATGTACCACGCAGAGACGGACGAACTCCCGGCAGCCTTCGCCGACGGCTCAAAGAATGGCGGTGAACGTCACGGCGCCAACGCCCTGCGCGTGGTGGAGAAGGTCCCTGGACAACACGTGGAGATCCAAGCCCGCTACATCGGAACCACGATAGTGGTGCGCCAGGTGGGCCGTTACTTGACCTTTGCCGTGCGCATGCCGGAGGAGGTGGTCAACTCGGTGGAGGAAGACGACAACCAGGACTTGTACCTGTGCCTACACGGGTGCCCCGCCAACCAGCGCATCGACTTCAAGAACATGAGGGCCCACAGCACAGACCGGACCAGGGGCTTCACCTACCAGTCTGCAAAAGCCAAGTGCAAGGAGCGTCTTCCCGTGGAGGATCTCTACTTTCAGTCCTGCGTCTTCGACCTACTGTCCTCTGGGGACATCAACTTTACCATGGCCGCCTACTACGCCCTGGAGGACGTCAAGATGCTGCACTCGAACAGCAAGCGATATCACATCTTCGAGAAGGATGCCTTCACGAGGAACGCTGCACCGGGGAAGCGAGGCATAGACGTACCATCGCTCTTCCTGTTCCTCGTCGCTGTCCTCTTGTGGATTGGTCTATAG